A single Tenacibaculum sp. Bg11-29 DNA region contains:
- a CDS encoding SIMPL domain-containing protein: protein MKEYTNAIIFGVAIVASSIFLGKAYTDRNKVEGEIQVTGLGKTDFSSDLIVWEGSFGAEDVDVKQAYLTLEKNKATVNAYLAKKGIKTAQLIYSAVKTNEKSKQLYSSDGNFMGNEFVGYELTQTVQIESKEVDKIEKISREITELLNQGVQFYSESPRYYYTKLADLKIKMISKATEDARLRAENISKFSGGKLGELESAKMGIFQITGQNSKENYSWGGTFNTSSREKTASITMKLIYKVD, encoded by the coding sequence ATGAAAGAATATACAAATGCTATAATTTTTGGAGTTGCAATAGTTGCATCTTCAATATTCTTAGGAAAAGCATATACAGATAGAAATAAAGTTGAAGGAGAAATTCAGGTAACAGGTTTAGGAAAAACTGACTTTTCTTCTGATTTGATAGTTTGGGAAGGAAGTTTTGGGGCGGAAGATGTAGATGTAAAACAAGCATATTTAACTTTAGAGAAAAATAAAGCTACGGTAAATGCATATCTAGCTAAAAAAGGAATTAAAACAGCGCAACTTATTTATAGTGCTGTAAAAACAAATGAAAAAAGTAAACAACTATATTCTTCAGATGGAAATTTTATGGGGAATGAGTTTGTTGGATATGAATTAACTCAAACTGTTCAGATAGAATCTAAAGAAGTTGATAAAATTGAAAAGATATCCAGAGAAATTACAGAATTGTTAAATCAAGGGGTCCAGTTTTATTCAGAATCACCAAGGTACTATTATACTAAACTTGCTGATCTTAAAATTAAAATGATTTCTAAGGCAACTGAAGATGCCAGATTACGAGCAGAAAATATCTCTAAATTCTCTGGTGGAAAATTAGGTGAATTAGAATCAGCTAAAATGGGAATATTTCAAATTACTGGGCAAAATTCAAAAGAAAATTATTCTTGGGGTGGTACTTTTAATACAAGTTCTAGAGAAAAAACAGCCTCAATTACAATGAAATTGATATATAAAGTGGACTAA